One segment of Clostridium ljungdahlii DSM 13528 DNA contains the following:
- a CDS encoding sensor histidine kinase codes for MNQFSLKIILEFLSNVKYLISAIFLYYFLHNFLKDKIRRQTDIIIPIVYFIYCIIFFWMYPSTDNILMDLLGIILAFAIISIVYDTNVPIKVFLIATFYAIKELCLLTSYSIFYFLQKNSFKLISVDYLQNHPLLIKHYPVLMEYIQIIIGIIFLLIFFILMYTSIVYITKKFIYKNYDFNTKETLFLIMPALSAQLISFMILKIILTTFNNNSKDFLYDKYPSFIFLIPAIGIVSLMGIAGTTILFQNMISLNEEKRNKIILEHQVYDLQNYTNQIQQMYNGIRGIKHDMRNHINNLKWLVTEGKYNEMEKYFNDISNTVNKLDFKFGTGNSVTDVIINDFYRKALKNNILFESDFTFPSSFRLDVFDISIILSNILENALDACKKQSLESKPFIIITSSKKKNLFFIDVKNSFESQIKFDNTTKLPVSSKSDKSIHGIGLKNVQTVARKYFGDIDIQIENKAFNLTVMLKKL; via the coding sequence TTGAACCAATTTTCATTAAAAATAATACTTGAATTTTTAAGTAATGTAAAATATTTAATTAGTGCAATTTTTCTATATTATTTTCTACACAACTTTTTAAAAGATAAAATTAGAAGGCAAACTGATATTATTATTCCTATTGTTTACTTTATATACTGTATTATATTTTTTTGGATGTATCCTAGCACAGACAATATACTTATGGATTTACTTGGTATAATCCTAGCATTTGCCATCATCTCAATAGTATATGATACTAATGTTCCAATAAAAGTATTTTTAATTGCTACATTTTATGCAATTAAAGAATTGTGTCTTTTAACCTCCTACAGTATATTTTATTTTTTACAGAAAAACTCTTTTAAGCTTATTAGTGTAGATTACTTACAAAACCATCCTTTACTAATTAAACACTACCCTGTCTTAATGGAGTACATTCAGATTATAATAGGAATTATATTTTTACTAATATTTTTTATATTAATGTATACTTCAATAGTTTACATAACTAAAAAATTTATATATAAAAACTATGATTTTAATACAAAAGAAACTTTGTTTTTGATTATGCCTGCTTTATCAGCACAGCTCATAAGTTTTATGATATTGAAAATAATACTTACTACATTTAATAATAATTCAAAAGATTTTCTTTATGATAAATATCCTTCTTTTATTTTTTTAATTCCTGCTATAGGTATAGTATCTCTTATGGGAATTGCTGGTACAACGATACTATTTCAAAATATGATAAGTTTGAATGAAGAAAAGAGAAATAAAATAATTTTAGAGCATCAGGTATATGACCTCCAAAATTATACTAATCAGATACAACAAATGTACAATGGTATTCGCGGCATAAAACATGACATGAGAAATCATATAAACAATTTAAAATGGTTAGTTACAGAAGGTAAATATAATGAAATGGAAAAATACTTTAATGATATTTCAAATACTGTAAATAAGCTTGATTTTAAATTTGGGACTGGTAACTCCGTAACAGATGTAATAATAAATGATTTCTACAGAAAAGCTTTGAAAAATAATATTTTATTTGAATCAGATTTTACCTTTCCCTCAAGCTTTAGATTGGATGTATTTGATATAAGCATTATCTTAAGCAATATACTGGAAAATGCCTTAGATGCTTGTAAAAAACAGTCATTGGAATCAAAACCTTTTATTATTATAACCTCAAGTAAAAAGAAAAACTTATTTTTTATAGATGTAAAAAATAGCTTTGAATCACAAATTAAATTTGACAATACTACAAAGCTTCCAGTTTCAAGTAAATCAGATAAATCGATTCACGGTATTGGTCTAAAAAATGTACAAACAGTAGCCCGAAAATACTTTGGTGACATCGATATTCAAATAGAAAATAAAGCATTTAACCTGACAGTAATGTTAAAAAAACTTTAA
- a CDS encoding LytR/AlgR family response regulator transcription factor, giving the protein MLNIAICDDEKSTRDYIKSLILSQKISCDVREYISGKDLFKSKIRHDIIFLDIEMDNLDGITTAKKIRNSENELCRSILIFVTGFDRYVYDAFDVHAFHYLLKPIDNSKFIEVFKNAVLEYKKLNEKSNKYILIKIGTTYKKVFLKEIYYVESNRRKVILYTQSGTQEYYAKMDDVESQLGSTFFRCHRGYIVNMAYITEYDTSTITLENGIKLIIAKHKYNDFVKNYLRYLKTEVIYL; this is encoded by the coding sequence ATGTTAAATATAGCAATTTGTGATGATGAAAAAAGCACAAGAGATTACATAAAATCATTAATACTATCACAGAAAATTTCCTGTGATGTTAGAGAATATATTTCAGGTAAAGATCTATTTAAATCAAAAATAAGACATGACATAATATTTCTAGATATTGAAATGGACAATTTAGATGGTATAACTACTGCAAAAAAAATTAGAAACAGTGAAAATGAATTGTGCAGATCTATATTAATATTTGTAACTGGATTTGATAGGTATGTATATGATGCTTTTGATGTACATGCATTTCATTATCTTCTAAAGCCAATAGACAACAGCAAATTTATTGAAGTATTTAAAAATGCAGTATTAGAGTATAAAAAATTAAATGAAAAATCTAATAAATACATACTTATAAAAATTGGAACCACCTATAAAAAAGTTTTTCTCAAGGAAATTTACTATGTAGAAAGTAATAGACGAAAAGTGATTTTGTATACCCAAAGTGGCACTCAAGAATATTATGCTAAAATGGATGACGTAGAATCTCAACTTGGCAGTACCTTCTTTCGATGCCATCGTGGATATATTGTAAATATGGCTTATATTACAGAATATGATACTTCAACCATTACACTTGAAAATGGAATTAAACTTATAATAGCAAAACATAAATATAACGATTTTGTAAAAAACTATCTTCGTTATTTAAAAACAGAGGTGATATACCTTTGA
- a CDS encoding DUF4363 family protein → MRNFLVKTIPIVTLILFVLVMISDNFLKKPLTKNDNVPKCIQLVMEDVKNNKWDDAYRKSDQLSNAWKKVVTRVQFSAEKDEIDSFTMNVARLQGAIATRNKANAFMELNEAYEHWDNIGG, encoded by the coding sequence ATGAGAAATTTTTTAGTTAAAACCATTCCTATAGTAACATTAATTTTATTTGTATTAGTGATGATTAGCGATAATTTTTTAAAAAAGCCTTTAACCAAAAATGATAACGTACCTAAGTGTATTCAGCTAGTTATGGAAGATGTAAAAAATAATAAATGGGATGATGCATACAGAAAAAGTGATCAGTTGTCAAATGCATGGAAGAAAGTGGTCACTAGAGTGCAATTTAGTGCAGAAAAAGATGAGATTGATTCATTTACCATGAATGTAGCACGACTGCAGGGTGCAATTGCCACAAGAAACAAAGCAAATGCATTTATGGAGCTCAATGAAGCCTATGAGCACTGGGATAACATTGGTGGGTAG
- a CDS encoding DUF421 domain-containing protein has product MNEGLVVLVRSIIAFFTLLIFAKILGKQQISQLTFFDYVVGITIGSIAASLTTDLSSRAWPHWVGLFCWAALSYLMEYITIKWRYAAKYIGGEPTIVIMNGKIMEDTLRQMKYTVSDLMELLRNKDVFDLSDVDFAILEPNGQLSVLKKPECEPVTAKDMNISKKASGISTELIYDGILIEQNLKQLNKTKQWLMHQLKLQKINNISDVFLATLNPAGSLYVDKYDDHMVKITDIGDYKGPY; this is encoded by the coding sequence TTGAATGAAGGATTAGTTGTTTTAGTACGTTCTATTATTGCTTTTTTTACTTTACTTATCTTTGCAAAGATATTAGGTAAACAGCAAATAAGTCAGTTAACGTTTTTTGATTATGTAGTAGGTATTACAATAGGATCTATTGCTGCAAGCCTCACTACAGATCTATCAAGCAGAGCTTGGCCTCATTGGGTAGGTTTATTTTGCTGGGCAGCTTTAAGTTATTTAATGGAGTATATAACAATAAAATGGCGATATGCGGCAAAATATATAGGCGGTGAACCCACTATAGTTATAATGAATGGCAAAATAATGGAAGATACTTTGAGGCAAATGAAATATACAGTATCTGATCTTATGGAGCTTTTAAGAAATAAAGATGTATTTGATTTATCAGATGTGGATTTTGCCATTCTTGAACCTAACGGACAACTTTCTGTACTTAAAAAACCTGAATGTGAACCTGTAACAGCCAAAGACATGAATATTTCTAAAAAAGCATCAGGTATAAGCACAGAACTCATTTATGATGGAATACTTATTGAACAAAATCTTAAACAACTAAATAAAACCAAGCAATGGCTTATGCACCAATTAAAATTACAAAAAATCAATAATATTTCCGATGTTTTTCTAGCCACTTTAAATCCTGCTGGATCTCTTTATGTAGATAAATATGATGACCATATGGTCAAGATAACCGATATTGGCGATTATAAAGGACCTTATTAA
- a CDS encoding DUF3870 domain-containing protein, with protein MYMENTVYVVGNAKTNEDNAITIRFNSFYIGFVVDLSTDKIIDLNSSSTLRTTDEFIRSLLIGRNLRIFDDKLKEEVIKRYHGSSQKAIIVAYRDGVKKYNEVKRKYF; from the coding sequence ATGTATATGGAAAATACAGTATATGTAGTGGGTAATGCTAAAACTAATGAGGATAATGCCATTACCATTAGATTTAATTCTTTTTACATAGGTTTTGTAGTGGATTTAAGTACAGATAAAATAATTGATTTAAATTCATCTTCTACTTTAAGAACTACGGATGAATTTATAAGATCTCTTTTAATAGGTAGAAACCTTAGGATATTTGATGATAAACTAAAAGAAGAAGTTATAAAAAGATACCACGGTTCATCTCAAAAAGCCATTATTGTAGCTTACAGAGATGGAGTTAAGAAATATAATGAAGTGAAAAGAAAATATTTTTAA
- a CDS encoding dipeptide epimerase yields the protein MKIRDIKIKRISVPLKTPFKTALRTVERVEDIIVEIYTDTGNIGFGEAPPTGVITGDTTGSIIGAIEDHIKKSIIGMNMENFESIIQKLNKCIVKNTSAKAAVDIALYDLYGQLYKAPLYKLLGGFRKEITTDITISVNETEEMVKDSIDAIKRGYKTLKIKVGKDSKKDLERMKAIRQAIGYDVDLRIDANQGWKPKEAVKVLREMEDAGLDIDFVEQPVIAHDIDGLKFVTDNVAIPVLADESIFSPMDALNVLERRAADLINIKLMKTGGIYNALKICSLAEIHGVECMIGCMLEAKVSVTAAVHLACAKSIITKIDLDGPVLCSEDPINGGAVFNESKITLTDKPGLGIESINY from the coding sequence ATGAAAATAAGAGATATAAAAATAAAAAGAATATCCGTTCCGCTGAAGACACCATTTAAAACAGCACTTCGTACTGTGGAAAGGGTAGAGGATATTATAGTTGAAATATACACAGATACAGGAAATATTGGCTTTGGAGAAGCCCCACCTACTGGAGTCATAACAGGAGATACAACTGGATCTATAATAGGGGCCATAGAAGACCACATAAAAAAGTCTATTATAGGCATGAATATGGAGAATTTTGAGTCCATAATACAAAAATTGAATAAGTGTATTGTAAAAAACACTAGTGCAAAAGCTGCAGTGGACATAGCACTTTATGATTTATATGGTCAGTTATATAAAGCACCACTGTACAAGCTTTTGGGTGGTTTTAGAAAAGAAATAACAACAGATATAACTATAAGTGTAAATGAAACTGAAGAAATGGTAAAAGACAGTATAGATGCTATAAAAAGAGGATATAAAACTTTAAAAATAAAGGTAGGTAAAGATTCTAAAAAAGATCTGGAAAGAATGAAAGCTATAAGACAGGCTATAGGGTATGATGTTGACCTTAGAATAGATGCAAATCAAGGATGGAAGCCTAAAGAAGCAGTAAAAGTGCTAAGAGAAATGGAAGATGCAGGACTTGACATTGATTTTGTGGAACAGCCTGTTATAGCACATGATATAGATGGATTAAAGTTTGTTACAGACAACGTAGCCATACCAGTTTTAGCAGATGAGAGTATATTTTCACCAATGGATGCCTTAAATGTTCTAGAGAGAAGGGCAGCAGATTTAATAAATATAAAACTCATGAAAACAGGCGGAATATACAATGCATTAAAAATATGTTCTTTAGCAGAAATACATGGAGTTGAGTGTATGATAGGGTGCATGTTGGAGGCAAAAGTAAGTGTAACAGCTGCAGTTCACCTAGCTTGTGCAAAGAGTATCATAACTAAAATCGATTTGGATGGTCCTGTTTTATGCAGTGAAGACCCAATTAATGGAGGAGCAGTATTTAATGAGAGCAAAATAACACTTACAGATAAACCTGGACTTGGAATAGAGTCTATCAATTATTAA
- the yjeM gene encoding glutamate/gamma-aminobutyrate family transporter YjeM, with amino-acid sequence MGTNNLKKLSLVALILMIFTEVFGFANMPRAFLLMGYSSIPWYIISGIAFFIPYAFMMAEFGSAFKDEKGGIYSWMNRSVGPKYAFEATFMWYASYVVLIVDMCSLIWIPLSNLIFGKDVTASWGFWGLKSTQVIGIFSIIFIVAITFIATKGLKDISKVTSIGGTAVMLLNVFLIIGAVIVLIASHGHLAQPLSFTVSPNPKYGSSLSILSFIVFAIFAYGGIEVVAGLVDQTEKPEKNFAKGMAISAIVITLGYSIGIFMCGIFTNWKQVLSNPDVHLANVAYVIMQNLGYQLGVSFNLSQSAALTLGAWIARFVGLSMFLALTGSIITVLYGPLKQIIEGTPKGLFPEKLTAIKDDMPKNAMWAQCIIIVLFLVLLTIGGEGASKFFNIVVSMTNVALTIPYMFIAGAFVPFKKKKEINKPFIIFKGYKSSLIWEIVVVFTIGFANLFTIIAPAFQGDMQSTIWMVVGPIFFSIVAFILYSNYEKKNKFSKQKVES; translated from the coding sequence ATGGGTACAAATAATTTAAAAAAACTGTCGCTTGTAGCACTAATTTTAATGATTTTTACCGAAGTGTTTGGCTTTGCTAACATGCCAAGAGCATTTCTCCTTATGGGATATTCATCTATTCCATGGTATATAATATCAGGAATAGCATTCTTTATTCCATATGCATTTATGATGGCTGAATTTGGTTCTGCATTTAAGGATGAAAAAGGTGGAATTTATTCATGGATGAATAGATCTGTAGGACCTAAATATGCTTTTGAAGCAACATTTATGTGGTATGCTTCATATGTTGTTTTAATAGTTGATATGTGCTCTCTTATATGGATTCCACTTTCAAATCTAATATTTGGAAAAGATGTAACAGCTAGTTGGGGATTTTGGGGACTTAAATCTACCCAAGTTATAGGAATTTTTAGTATTATTTTTATAGTAGCCATAACATTTATAGCTACTAAGGGATTGAAAGACATTTCAAAAGTTACCTCAATTGGTGGTACTGCAGTTATGTTGTTGAATGTCTTTTTGATTATAGGAGCTGTAATTGTGCTCATAGCAAGCCATGGACATCTTGCACAGCCTCTTAGCTTTACAGTATCTCCTAATCCTAAATACGGCAGTTCTCTTTCAATTTTATCATTTATAGTATTTGCTATATTTGCTTATGGTGGAATTGAAGTTGTAGCGGGACTTGTAGATCAGACTGAAAAACCTGAAAAAAATTTTGCAAAAGGAATGGCTATATCTGCAATAGTTATAACGTTAGGATATTCTATAGGTATATTTATGTGCGGTATATTTACTAATTGGAAACAGGTACTTTCAAACCCAGATGTTCATTTAGCTAATGTTGCATATGTTATAATGCAAAATCTGGGGTATCAGCTAGGAGTTAGTTTTAATTTAAGTCAATCTGCAGCACTTACATTAGGTGCCTGGATAGCAAGATTTGTTGGACTATCAATGTTTCTTGCACTGACAGGAAGTATCATAACCGTACTGTATGGACCGCTCAAACAGATAATAGAAGGCACTCCAAAAGGATTATTTCCTGAAAAACTTACAGCAATAAAAGATGATATGCCTAAAAATGCAATGTGGGCACAGTGTATTATTATCGTTTTGTTTTTAGTACTACTTACAATTGGTGGAGAAGGAGCATCCAAGTTCTTTAATATAGTTGTAAGTATGACAAACGTAGCATTGACAATTCCATATATGTTTATTGCAGGAGCCTTTGTTCCATTTAAGAAGAAAAAGGAAATTAATAAACCATTTATAATTTTTAAAGGATATAAATCTTCATTGATCTGGGAAATAGTTGTTGTATTTACTATAGGTTTTGCAAATTTATTTACAATAATTGCTCCAGCATTTCAAGGTGATATGCAAAGCACCATATGGATGGTTGTAGGTCCTATATTTTTCTCAATTGTAGCATTTATACTGTACTCCAATTATGAAAAAAAGAATAAATTTTCAAAACAAAAAGTAGAATCTTAA
- a CDS encoding serine hydrolase: MLYEKILNAIDLKKLNCAFVIENLKTGEKIAYNENVVVSSASLIKIPIMMEILNQVKEGKLSLKQRITVEDDVKVPFSILNLLESGNSYTLKDVITLMIIQSDNTAANILMDLAGMDNVNNYIKDLEIKNTVLQRKMLDSKARKEGRENKTTAADMAKFFEIIYKGEKAKEFYSVIMKNILTSQLDNSVMRLNIPDDIRIAHKTGDLNGISHDAGIVYLPNVDYIFCGLTWDAVTNNFARETIGKISKIAYDYFISL, encoded by the coding sequence ATGCTGTATGAAAAAATATTAAATGCAATAGATTTAAAAAAATTGAATTGTGCATTTGTCATAGAAAATCTTAAGACAGGAGAAAAAATCGCTTATAATGAAAATGTGGTGGTGTCTTCTGCAAGTCTTATAAAGATACCTATAATGATGGAGATATTGAATCAAGTTAAAGAAGGAAAACTTTCACTTAAACAGAGAATAACAGTAGAGGACGATGTAAAAGTACCTTTTAGCATACTTAATCTTTTGGAAAGTGGAAACAGCTATACTCTAAAAGATGTAATAACCTTGATGATAATTCAAAGTGATAATACGGCTGCAAACATACTGATGGATCTTGCAGGGATGGACAATGTAAATAATTATATTAAAGATTTAGAAATAAAAAATACAGTACTTCAGAGAAAGATGCTGGATTCAAAGGCAAGAAAAGAAGGCAGGGAAAATAAAACTACTGCTGCTGATATGGCAAAATTCTTTGAAATTATCTATAAAGGTGAAAAGGCTAAGGAATTCTACAGTGTTATTATGAAGAACATATTGACTAGCCAGCTGGATAATAGTGTTATGAGACTAAACATTCCCGATGATATACGTATTGCACATAAGACGGGGGATTTGAATGGAATAAGCCATGATGCAGGTATAGTATATCTTCCTAATGTTGATTACATTTTTTGTGGACTTACCTGGGATGCTGTTACAAATAATTTTGCCAGAGAAACAATTGGAAAGATTTCTAAAATAGCTTATGATTATTTCATATCTTTATAA
- a CDS encoding GerAB/ArcD/ProY family transporter, which translates to MKIEKGVISGPQLIFLIIGLLQASTLTAAFITGITKTNTWIVLLAGFIIILPLLLIYTSLSKKFPNKNLIEIIETTYGRYLGKIISILYIYFFWYIVSANLRFTADFFSTYLFAEVDISVFIIIFTIACIYTLKKGLEVIARASFILSVLSIFVFILISILIIKDIHLSNFLPLFQINSKEFIQGTNLMISIPFGEIVVFLMIFPYINNTNKVKKYAFGGLIVGGIFFLSSILENIAVLGNLIPINFFPSYQVAKLINVGEVITRMEILIALVLLFNEFVKICIFYYAVILSIAQFFKLRSYKPLVVPIGIISVIFSITMFDSPVEHAYIASSIYPIYVIPFIVLFPSISLIISWIRKLGT; encoded by the coding sequence ATGAAGATTGAAAAAGGTGTAATATCAGGCCCTCAATTAATATTTTTAATTATTGGTTTACTTCAAGCTTCTACACTTACAGCAGCTTTCATAACTGGAATAACAAAAACAAATACCTGGATAGTATTATTGGCAGGTTTTATCATCATTTTACCCCTATTATTAATTTATACATCTCTAAGTAAAAAATTCCCTAATAAAAATTTGATAGAAATAATTGAAACAACATATGGCCGCTATTTAGGTAAAATAATATCTATATTGTATATTTATTTTTTTTGGTATATAGTTTCTGCTAATTTGAGATTTACTGCAGACTTCTTTTCTACATACCTTTTTGCAGAAGTAGATATTAGCGTATTTATAATAATATTTACAATAGCTTGTATATATACACTAAAAAAAGGATTGGAAGTCATCGCTAGGGCTTCTTTTATTTTAAGTGTATTATCAATTTTTGTATTTATATTAATTTCAATACTCATTATTAAAGACATACATTTATCAAATTTTTTACCACTTTTTCAAATAAATTCAAAAGAATTTATTCAAGGAACTAACCTTATGATATCCATTCCTTTCGGTGAAATAGTCGTATTTTTAATGATTTTTCCTTATATTAATAATACAAATAAAGTAAAAAAATACGCTTTTGGAGGTTTAATTGTAGGAGGTATATTTTTTTTAAGTTCTATTTTAGAAAATATAGCAGTCCTTGGAAATTTAATTCCCATTAATTTTTTTCCATCATATCAAGTAGCAAAATTAATAAATGTAGGTGAAGTCATTACAAGAATGGAAATATTAATTGCACTAGTATTATTATTTAATGAATTTGTAAAAATATGTATTTTTTATTATGCTGTAATATTGTCCATTGCTCAATTTTTCAAATTGCGCTCCTATAAACCACTAGTTGTTCCTATTGGAATTATAAGCGTTATATTTTCAATTACTATGTTCGATTCACCAGTAGAGCATGCATATATAGCATCTTCTATATATCCTATATATGTTATTCCATTTATAGTTTTATTTCCTTCTATATCTTTGATTATATCCTGGATTAGGAAATTAGGTACTTAA
- a CDS encoding GerAB/ArcD/ProY family transporter, whose protein sequence is MKIEKGIISNTQLTFLIIGLLQSASITVAFVSGITKSNTWISLLTSFIIISFMMLVYTSLNKRYPDKNLIEINTIVYGRYLGKIISILYIFFFWFLIPSNVRGISDIYSTYLFPQTDLTIFVVVIILTCMYTIKKGIEVIARIGSILTILIIIVTVIITVLILNDMHLSNFLPLFQINFKKFIQGTNIMVSIPFGELITFLMIFPYVNDKGKVKRFSFWGLIIGTIQFLIIILRNTAVLGNIGYIHVLPSYQVARLINIGEVITRMEILFGVMLLFNVFLKICIFYYATVLSIAQFFKLQSYNSLVIPLGIISIIFSITMYSSPAEESNFASTYSIYAIIFVILFPSISLIIAWIRNLST, encoded by the coding sequence ATGAAAATTGAAAAAGGTATAATATCAAATACACAATTGACATTCCTAATTATTGGTTTACTTCAATCAGCATCAATTACTGTAGCTTTCGTAAGTGGAATAACAAAATCAAATACCTGGATTTCTCTGTTAACAAGCTTTATTATAATTTCATTTATGATGCTAGTTTATACATCATTAAACAAAAGATACCCTGACAAAAACCTAATAGAAATAAATACTATTGTATATGGACGTTATTTAGGGAAAATAATATCTATATTATACATTTTTTTCTTTTGGTTCTTAATTCCATCAAATGTAAGAGGTATATCAGATATTTATTCCACATATCTTTTTCCTCAAACAGATCTTACTATATTTGTAGTTGTGATTATATTAACTTGTATGTACACAATAAAAAAGGGTATAGAAGTTATAGCTAGAATTGGCTCTATTTTAACCATATTGATAATTATTGTAACTGTGATTATTACAGTTCTTATTTTAAATGATATGCATTTGTCAAATTTTTTGCCTCTTTTTCAAATAAATTTCAAAAAATTTATTCAAGGTACTAATATTATGGTATCTATTCCCTTTGGTGAGTTAATCACATTTTTAATGATTTTTCCATATGTTAACGACAAAGGTAAAGTAAAAAGATTTTCATTTTGGGGTTTGATCATAGGAACTATTCAATTTCTAATTATTATTTTAAGAAACACAGCTGTACTTGGAAATATAGGTTATATTCATGTTCTTCCATCATATCAGGTAGCAAGACTTATAAATATAGGAGAAGTTATTACGCGAATGGAAATATTGTTCGGAGTAATGCTACTATTTAATGTATTTCTAAAAATTTGTATTTTTTATTATGCCACAGTACTGTCTATAGCACAATTTTTTAAATTGCAATCCTATAATTCTCTGGTAATTCCACTTGGAATCATAAGTATCATATTTTCAATTACCATGTATAGTTCACCTGCAGAAGAATCAAATTTTGCAAGTACATACTCTATTTATGCTATTATTTTTGTAATTTTGTTTCCTTCTATTTCACTCATTATAGCCTGGATTAGAAATTTAAGTACTTAA
- a CDS encoding Ger(x)C family spore germination protein, whose protein sequence is MKKYINLAIKIVVCILVALNLTSCFGSHELNKLAIVVGVGLDKGKQDDYPIEMTVQVANASGIKDMSKSKDNESRNTGYLNLREKGKSISDATKAFNRKLNRHLFFSHNQVVIFGKDMAGEGIEKYMDFFLRYRETRILTWILISKQPASEILNAKPELEATPGRNIGELIKNQQEVSQVPAVNLKDFSSKLISKTTSPIAPIVEISNDNNKKIVYLSKTAVFKKGKMVGSLNEKESRGLLWCTNKMKDGIVSVDTSNKDSNSKVSIATTHTSSKIIPQIKDGKVSIQIKIKQEGDLQEQLSSEDLSNSKSFSILEKREEDTIKKEIMLALKKSKKLNADIFGFGDAIYQHYPKQWSKIEKNWEETFQNIPVNINVNAKIRRTGRITKSIMSRDN, encoded by the coding sequence ATGAAAAAATACATAAATTTAGCAATAAAAATAGTTGTATGTATTTTAGTAGCTTTAAATTTAACTTCCTGTTTTGGTTCCCATGAATTAAATAAGTTAGCCATAGTAGTAGGAGTTGGATTAGACAAAGGAAAACAAGATGATTATCCCATAGAAATGACTGTCCAAGTGGCTAATGCATCTGGTATCAAAGATATGTCAAAAAGTAAAGACAATGAATCAAGAAACACTGGTTACTTAAATTTAAGAGAAAAAGGGAAAAGCATTTCTGATGCAACAAAAGCTTTTAACCGTAAACTAAATCGTCATTTATTTTTTTCACATAATCAGGTAGTTATATTTGGGAAAGATATGGCAGGAGAAGGAATCGAAAAGTATATGGATTTTTTCTTGCGATATCGTGAAACTCGTATCTTAACATGGATTTTAATATCCAAACAACCTGCTAGTGAAATATTAAATGCAAAACCAGAACTTGAAGCCACTCCTGGAAGAAATATAGGAGAATTGATTAAAAACCAACAAGAGGTATCTCAGGTACCAGCTGTAAATTTAAAAGATTTTTCATCTAAATTGATAAGTAAGACCACGTCACCTATTGCACCTATAGTTGAAATTTCAAATGACAATAATAAAAAAATAGTATACCTTTCAAAAACAGCAGTATTTAAGAAAGGAAAGATGGTTGGAAGCCTTAATGAAAAGGAAAGTCGCGGACTTCTATGGTGTACTAATAAAATGAAGGATGGAATTGTAAGTGTAGATACATCAAATAAAGACAGCAATAGTAAAGTAAGCATAGCAACAACCCATACATCAAGTAAAATAATTCCACAAATAAAAGATGGCAAAGTAAGTATACAAATAAAAATTAAGCAAGAAGGAGATTTACAGGAACAACTTTCTTCTGAGGATTTATCAAATTCAAAATCTTTTTCAATTCTTGAAAAACGTGAGGAGGATACTATAAAAAAGGAAATAATGCTTGCATTAAAAAAGTCCAAAAAATTAAATGCAGATATATTTGGTTTTGGAGATGCCATATATCAGCATTACCCTAAGCAGTGGTCTAAGATTGAAAAAAACTGGGAAGAAACTTTTCAAAATATTCCTGTAAATATAAATGTAAATGCAAAAATAAGGAGAACAGGTAGAATTACTAAATCCATTATGTCCAGAGATAACTAA